TCAACCTCGCCGTCTCGCTGCATGCGCCGACCGACGCCCAGCGCGAGCGCATCGTGCCGGTGAACCGGCGCTATCCGCTCGCCGACCTCCTGGCGGCGTGCCGCGCGGTGCCGCTGCCGCGCCGCCAGCGCATCACCTTCGAGTACGTCATGCTCGCCGGCGAGAACGACGCCGACCAGGACGCGCGGGCGCTGGTGCGGCTGCTGCACGGCCTGCGCGCCAAGGTGAACCTGATTCCCTGGAACGCGTTTCCCGGCGCCGCGTTCACGCCCAGCCCGCGCGCGCAGGTGCAGCGCTTCCAGGCGCTCCTGCACGCGCAGGGGATCAACGCCACCATCCGGGAGAGCCGCGGGCAGGACATCCAGGCCGCCTGCGGCCAGCTCGCGACGGCGGCCGCCTGACGTGCCCGGCATCGGCGTCATCATCAACCCCCACGCCAAGGCCAACCGCAACGGGGCGGCCGAGCGCGGGCAGCGCATGAGCGACATCGTCGGCGCCTTCGGCTGGGTGCGCGTCACCCCCACGCTCGCCGCCGTCGACGACGTCGCGCAGGAGTTCCGCGAGCGCGACGTCGACGTGCTCGCCATCTGCGGCGGCGACGGCAGCGACCACTGCACGCTGACGGCGTTCCAGAACGTGTACGGCGGCGCGCGCCTGCCGCTGCTGCTGCCGCTGCGTGCGGGGACGATCAACTACGTCGCCGACGCGACCGGCGGGCGGCGCGGCACGCCCGAGCAGGTGCTGGCGCGCGTCGTGCGCGACTACCGCCGCGGCCACACGCACGTGACCACGGAGCGCGACCTCCTGCGCGTCAACGGGCGCGACGTCGGCTTTCTCCTGAGCTTCGGCACGGCGGTGAACTATCTCCGCGCCTACTACGCGCTCGACCGCCAGGGGCCGTGGCCCGCGGCGAAGCTGCTCGGGCGGCTCATGGCGTCGGCCGTCGCGGGCACGCACATCTCGCGCGCGGTGTTCCAAGCGGTCGAGGCCGACATCGACTGCGACGGCGACCCGCTGCCGTTCCGCCTGTTCACCTTCTTCTTCGCGGGTACCATCGAGCGCATCGCCCTCGGCTTCCAGCCGACGTATCTCGCGACGCGCAAGCGCGGCTACTTCCATGTCGTCGGCGGGCCGATCCCGGCGCGACGCCTGGTGGCGCACGGGATGCGGGTCTACCGCGGCTTCCCCACCAACGACCCGCTGCTCTACGACAGCATCGGCAAGCGCCTGATGATCCGCTTCGCGCGCCCGACGCACATCATGCTCGACGGCGACATCCTCGATGCGGTGGACCGCATCGAGGTCGACGTCGCCTCGCGCGTCGAGCTGATCCGCGGGTGATGGGCGCGCCTCAGAGGGCGCCGCGTTTCCAGGGGCCCGTGATCGCGGCCGTGAAGCCCGGCAGATAGACGTTCACGAAGAGCCAGCGGCGCCAGAAGGTCGCCCCCGCCCACTCCGATCCGCGGAAGTCGCCGCGCCAGCCGTTCACCTGGCCGTTCAGCACTACGGCGTTGCGGGCGAAGGGGAAGACGTCGCCCTGCGGCGTGACCCCGAGGAGGTACTGGCCGACGCGGCTGCCGTCCTCGCACAGCAGGAGGCTGCCCCGCGGCGAGAAGGCGAGGTTGTCGGGGTTGTTCATCACCTCGGCGGAGGGCGACTCGTAGACGCAGCGAAGCTGCTCCCAGCGCGGGCTGTAGGCCCACACCTGTCCGCGTCCCGCGGCGCCTCCGCTCGTGGCCGTGAACCACAGCTCGCGATTGCCGTAGCCGCAGCCCTCGAGGCGGCGGAAGACGGCGCCGCCCGCGGCGAAGCCCTGCGAGAAGACGCCGAGCGTGTCCGTCGTCCCCGGCGAGTGCGCGCGCTCGGGGTCGTCGATGTCGACCCAGGTGACCGGGAAGCGCACGCCGGCGCCGACTGCGCCGCGCAGGTCGGCCTGCGGCTGGCCGGCGACGGCGAGCATCTGCAGCCGCCCGCCGCGCGTGAGCTTGCCGCGCACCATGGGGATCATGCGGTAGAAGCCGGAGGTGCCGCGGTCCTCCGTCTCGTAGACGATGCCGGTGCGGGGATCGACGGCGGCGGCCTCGTGCACGAAGCGGCCGAGCGCGCGCAGCGGCTCGGGGCGCGCGGCGCCGATCGCCGGCACCTCGAAGACCCAGCCGTGGCTCTCGGCGAGCGGCTCGACGTTCTCCTCGCAGGTGAGCCAGGAGCCCCAGGGCGTGACGCCGCCGGCGCAGTTCTGGCGCGTGCCGGCGAGGCCGATGCGCGCGCCGAGGAAGCGCCCGCGGCGCGGATCGAACTCGAGGACCGTGGTGCCGCCCGTCGCGCTCGCGTCGTAGGTGAGCGCGGGCGGCCCGAAGCTGCTGCCCGCAAAGGGCAGCTCGTGGTTGCGCACGAGCCACAGGCGATTGTTGCGCGCCCGCACCACGCCCATGCCGTCCTGTGCCGGGGGCGTCGCCGCGCCGCCGGGCAGCGGATCGCCGGCCCAGCCGAAGGTCGTGTAGGTGAAGCCCGCGGGCAGCTCGAGGAGGGGCAGGCCGGTGTTCGCGTCCGCGACCGGCGCGAGCGGCCCGTAGTCGAGGCCGCGCGGCTTGCGGGCCTGCGCCAGGCTCGCGAGGGGGCCGGGGAGGGCGGAGGCGGCGCACAGGCCGCCCAGGGCGAGGGCGCTGCGACGCAGGAACAGGCGGCGGGTGGGCTCGTGCGGGACGGGCATGGGCGGTCTCCCCCGGGCGACGGGTGACGCGACCGTAGCCCATCGGCGGAGGGGCGGCGAGAGAAAGTCGCGCGACGGCAGCGTGTCGATCCGGCGCGCGCTGGTTCGTCGTCGAGACAGGAGGCGAACGACGATGCGAGTGATGGTCCTGGTGAAGGCGACGCCGGACAGCGAGGCCGGCGCGATGCCGAGCGAGCAGCTGCTCTCGGAGATGGGGCGCTACAACGAGGAGCTCGTCCAGGCCGGCGTCATGCTGGCGGGCGAAGGGCTGCACCCGAGCGCGAAGGGCGTGCGCGTACGTTTCGACGGCGCGGCCCGCACCGTCACCGACGGGCCCTTTGCCGAGACCAGGGAGCTGATCGCAGGCTTCTGGCTCTGGCAGGTGACGTCGATGGCCGAGGCGATCGCCTGGGCGAAGCGCTGTCCGAACCCGATGCCGGGAAGCTCCGAGATCGAGATCCGTCCGGTCTTCGAGGCCGACGACTTCGGTCCCGAGCTGACGCCCGAGCTGCGCGCGCAGGGGGAGCGGCTGCGCGCGGCGACCTCGGCGTCGAACCCGTCCCTGAAGCGTTGATCCACGAAGCCTCGAAAGGAGAGCGACACGATGCACATCCAGCCGTACCTGTTCTTCAACGGCCGCTGTGAGGAGGCGGTCGAGTTCTACCAGCGGACCGTCGGCGCGAAGGCCGGCATGCTGTTGCGCATGAAGGACAGTCCCGAGCCCCCGCCGCCGGGGGCGATGCCGCCGGGCATGGAGAGCAAGATCATGCACGGCGAGCTCCAGATCGGCGACACGACGCTCCTCGTCTCCGACGGGATGAGCGACGGGCCGCCGACGTTCGACGGCTTCCGCCTGGCGCTGCAGGTCGCGGACGTCGCCACCTGCGAACGCCTCTTCGCCGGCCTCGCGGCCGGCGGTCAGGTGCAGCAGGCGCCGGCGAAGACGTTCTTCTCCGCCGCGTTCGGCATGTGCACCGACCGCTTCGGGTTGCCGTGGATGGTCCTCGTCAGCCAGCCGTGACGCGTGCGGAGGTCGCGCGCGCGCCGTTCGCCGCGAGCGGGGCGGCGCGCGCCGGCGTCCGGGCCTGCGACACGATCAGCGCGACCGCGCCGAGGATGACGGCGCCCGCGACGAGCATCCGCGGCGTGATCGGCTCGCCCAGGATGGCCCACCCGAGCAGCACGGCCACGACGGGATTCACGAAGGCGTAAGTCCCGATCAGCGAGGTTGGGGCATGGCCGAGCAGCCAGACGTAGCAGCTGAACGCCAGCAGCGACCCGAACACCACGAGATAGCCGAGGGCGAGCCACGAGCGCGTCGAGGCGGCGGCGAGGTCCATGCGCAAGGGCTCGCCCGCGAGCACGCCGACGACGAGCAGCAGCGCTCCGCCGGCGAGCATTTCCATGCCGGTCGCGAGCGCGGCCCGCGGCGGCAGCGGAGCGCGCCGCGACCACACGGAGCCGACGGCCCACGAGATCGACGCGAGCGTGCAGACGACGACGCCGAGCGGATGCACGCCGCCGGTGTCGACCGGCCCTGCGAGCAGTGCGATGCCCGCGACGCCGAGGCCGAGGCCGAGCACGGTGCGCGGTCGCAGCGGCTCGTCCTGCAGCACGCGCGCCGCGAGCGCCATCCAGACCGGCATCACGGCGACGAGGAGGGCGGCGACGCCGGAGGGGATGTAGTGCTGGGCCCAGACCACGCCGCCGTTGCCGCCGCCGAGCAGCGCGCCGCCGACGATCGCCGTCGCGCGCCATTGTCTCGGGCCGGGACGTTCCCGCGCGCCGCCCCGCCAGCGGGCCCAGGCGTAGAGGATGCCGCCCGCGACCAGGAAGCGCGTGCCGGCGCCGAGGAAGCTGGGGAGGGTCTCGAGCGCGACGTGGATCGCGAGGTAGGTCGAGCCCCACACCACGTAGACGACTCCGAGCGCCGCCCACACGAGCAGCGGCGAAGCGACGGTCGGCGCGGCGGACGGCATGGGGTCGCGTCAGGGAGCCTGCGCCGCCGTGGCGACGCAAGCAGGCCAATCGCCTTGCGCTGCCGCACCTTTTTGGCCAGGGTACGCGCGCCGTACGGGGGCGGCAGCAGATGG
The genomic region above belongs to bacterium and contains:
- a CDS encoding YciI family protein — translated: MRVMVLVKATPDSEAGAMPSEQLLSEMGRYNEELVQAGVMLAGEGLHPSAKGVRVRFDGAARTVTDGPFAETRELIAGFWLWQVTSMAEAIAWAKRCPNPMPGSSEIEIRPVFEADDFGPELTPELRAQGERLRAATSASNPSLKR
- a CDS encoding EamA family transporter, with the translated sequence MPSAAPTVASPLLVWAALGVVYVVWGSTYLAIHVALETLPSFLGAGTRFLVAGGILYAWARWRGGARERPGPRQWRATAIVGGALLGGGNGGVVWAQHYIPSGVAALLVAVMPVWMALAARVLQDEPLRPRTVLGLGLGVAGIALLAGPVDTGGVHPLGVVVCTLASISWAVGSVWSRRAPLPPRAALATGMEMLAGGALLLVVGVLAGEPLRMDLAAASTRSWLALGYLVVFGSLLAFSCYVWLLGHAPTSLIGTYAFVNPVVAVLLGWAILGEPITPRMLVAGAVILGAVALIVSQARTPARAAPLAANGARATSARVTAG
- a CDS encoding VOC family protein: MHIQPYLFFNGRCEEAVEFYQRTVGAKAGMLLRMKDSPEPPPPGAMPPGMESKIMHGELQIGDTTLLVSDGMSDGPPTFDGFRLALQVADVATCERLFAGLAAGGQVQQAPAKTFFSAAFGMCTDRFGLPWMVLVSQP
- a CDS encoding DUF839 domain-containing protein; this translates as MPVPHEPTRRLFLRRSALALGGLCAASALPGPLASLAQARKPRGLDYGPLAPVADANTGLPLLELPAGFTYTTFGWAGDPLPGGAATPPAQDGMGVVRARNNRLWLVRNHELPFAGSSFGPPALTYDASATGGTTVLEFDPRRGRFLGARIGLAGTRQNCAGGVTPWGSWLTCEENVEPLAESHGWVFEVPAIGAARPEPLRALGRFVHEAAAVDPRTGIVYETEDRGTSGFYRMIPMVRGKLTRGGRLQMLAVAGQPQADLRGAVGAGVRFPVTWVDIDDPERAHSPGTTDTLGVFSQGFAAGGAVFRRLEGCGYGNRELWFTATSGGAAGRGQVWAYSPRWEQLRCVYESPSAEVMNNPDNLAFSPRGSLLLCEDGSRVGQYLLGVTPQGDVFPFARNAVVLNGQVNGWRGDFRGSEWAGATFWRRWLFVNVYLPGFTAAITGPWKRGAL